The Myotis daubentonii chromosome 19, mMyoDau2.1, whole genome shotgun sequence genome window below encodes:
- the PRR14L gene encoding protein PRR14L isoform X3, giving the protein MLSSGIETQPVPLDSPMSAVVQELYSELPVSVSKELHADPEPSVIPDVKPGASSSLISQSRTVPLELQRTHAGSCEETSETSDHGGEPGRCGLVDSTAGGSVASGILDREEKTESMELQVFRDRGDQVEIVRDPCEGAKEDPCQHSTASEEKISPSQELRMPSHEELLCVDLPEDCLRIKEGNVQITTETLLKSTKQVQGMKVNGTQTDNNDGHKNGNVSKDLSAGRSESPEVDKIMTSGEVSETSTFVSLEPLNSANPGLTEATPKEKVCEELKTCSSSLSLLPGNSAICKVDNGKEELCKLSLVCEADDNHHQIVGHHNEKHGSAHGSPRPMRNVVVEPLGKNSEVSCFKSSLSGPESRTASLEKCSFAGDGLLKRSAEKTENSCFDGDAQSKNLASREENEEQCVNFSSERGEFFLVNAKQPEEDAGGPCSGEKKTVASPEENVHDNYCVQGSIHTDSSSSLIPKSFPKATEVTFKKTDLNITSDIQVSLTDPEGHRETFTNISHPGRHSEESSFSFSMQTEEPKQTTTIKPGMLSEKIYSKDPNSLVSTQRNLEGDTQLNEASYNDFMIEKKAHVSLMPEDQISLVNEESKPKKGAAQLLPSLEFGCRPESEKSVQISQDSIPHSDEQSIACELNERPSTDELVLDKIESECVLNQVSLNSQDHATLSTDKELPLALSEDSQQSHHPPLEDGASVLTDIQTIPMKTKMKDISPPGDKTCGASSNNFTLNIKPGSLQRKNEMADSGTEDLHSRLLSCKKEVAVLSPEVSVMDCQSVQPQHLSSCHCVGENAPGESTCSACAAYESRRIILEGENSLMINHENAFQHSHHYSPGREDSVERTTHKVSCTSEGSELNGRETKGSLPGDKIRNERTVGMLNSEASNRTIHGTNHIQPSEEGLELKEQDIPKETVFYKYNNSDCATQEPNQSINIPNPEKRLELSPAKCSSFKNMSQAVKTLDQKTDEVLDYRSNPDRPDEYRSEDKPAKGTLGNDQRQTITEPNTGESCNQKNLPFSSGNNNSLSGGSRKKGYLKGGFERISSFGKSTDGMVDIACTNCNNKPREGMLDTLGGVRQGGLALIETSRSALSQRGDLNAAFTGQIDQDSEFPDATSSAAESLEIKKSCEEKVCRSLNDSEMEVHPDPCANEIESIADHEPNTRILDGVNVSLNHSHHEQQVKEASLRETQEMIEKSRLEIHSEFDKENIFGISSEELVSRRHQDENSVLPESLKSIEIMPLCLSAQEASEANVKSEETDKKNIFKPKDGEMLCENLEDCTVPPEMKEEIPRNRSNPGEGNSIDISMKILPLMMETETKVKGEEAKEDQRGPPDHVPVGEESDERITREDGHGDDRSEISQTHCKSLRMYGDAEEQQSQRDLDSMLQKAEGYEHQKEAHTLLEPCTSSNMLSDEAQNQNQPKDYKCEYTRMKEVTPAQLAQGNITTRLQKLKDPKEEKLRHPLKKDIELCIGPCLHSVPQKSQAPSSARCYEVHGAFGNTSHQKGVLPFKKQPHRACKKVPCQEQVSIGRKISKIRNSAFLKNSSETIPTKAHRLLSSPALSAPARLEPDTVPSGSLVRNIPKQKATPCHLLRSLTVRKPTKESALLSKLSVLASRLAPASKTHKLRYRRCSSELLPVAKSYKRLRCKKLLDGFSDTMMQLNPYLTASGWDRRPNNKTLTLYPLEAIKMSFIDLSNKMPLLLFGSGIVPISFHVKSGSECMPEAPRTFPEHCAPARLALGEATPCPQPPKWTFSFFLSHGCPGMATFREDTGLHAQAHSQAPPQPPAPLQDYGGTAIVQTRTGCSVLGLHTLLALCSPGCYRIWTKKRSFSSHMPTMQRLFMTQFTQGLRGLRSPASIADKVFCSLPYSVGRVLSVWSQHGPSACPFETSALHSTHSKRPPTLDITSSHTMLPYVPLPGMEATYNTSGGQMRLEPPFPALVPKSCLVTDSAVGKLLLSASEFPVPGLDELDGVTAARPCPQSSPPEQKEAEPEKRPKKVSQIRIRKTIPKPDPNLTPMGLPRPKRLKKKEFSLEEIYTNKNYKSPPANRCLETIFEEPKERNGTLISISQQKRKRVLEFQDFTVPRKRRARGKVKVTGSFTRAQKAALQSRELDALLIQKLMELETFFAKEEEEEPSPGC; this is encoded by the exons ATGCTGTCATCCGGAATAGAGACTCAGCCAGTTCCACTTGATTCCCCCATGTCTGCCGTGGTACAGGAATTATACTCGGAACTCCCAGTAAGTGTCTCCAAAGAGCTTCATGCTGACCCTGAGCCAAGTGTGATTCCAGATGTAAAACCTGGAGCCTCAAGCTCTCTTATAAGTCAGAGTAGGACAGTGCCCTTGGAGCTGCAGAGGACTCACGCGGGAAGTTGTGAAGAAACCTCTGAGACCTCGGATCATGGGGGAGAGCCTGGGCGGTGTGGGCTGGTGGACTCCACAGCAGGAGGCTCTGTGGCTTCTGGGATCTTGGATAGGGAAGAGAAAACCGAGAGCATGGAGCTACAGGTCTTCAGAGATCGAGGGGACCAGGTGGAAATTGTAAGAGACCCCTGTGAGGGAGCAAAGGAAGACCCCTGTCAACATTCCACAGCCTCTGAAGAAAAGATCAGCCCAAGTCAG GAGCTCCGGATGCCGTCCCATGAAGAACTGTTATGCGTGGACCTCCCTGAGGATTGTCTGAGGATCAAAG AAGGAAATGTACAAATTACAACTGAAACTCTGTTAAAATCTACTAAACAAGTACAAGGTATGAAGGTCAATGGGACTCAGACAGATAATAATGATGGACACAAGAATGGCAATGTGAGTAAAGATCTCTCGGCTGGGCGCAGCGAGTCCCCAGAAGTAGACAAAATCATGACCAGTGGTGAGGTTTCAGAAACCAGCACATTCGTTTCCCTAGAGCCTTTAAACTCTGCGAACCCTGGATTAACAGAAGCAACTCCTAAAGAAAAAGTATGTGAAGAATTAAAAACTTGTTCTTCTTCGTTGTCATTATTACCAGGGAACAGTGCCATTTGCAAAGTGGACAATGGGAAGGAAGAGTTGTGTAAGTTAAGCCTTGTCTGTGAAGCAGATGACAATCACCACCAGATTGTTGGCCACCATAATGAAAAACACGGTTCTGCTCATGGCAGTCCCAGACCCATGAGAAATGTAGTTGTAGAACCCTTAGGAAAAAATTCTGAAGTTTCCTGTTTCAAATCAAGTTTATCTGGTCCAGAATCCAGAACAGCATCCTTAGAAAAATGTAGTTTTGCAGGTGATGGCTTGCTAAAGAGATCTGCTGAAAAGACAGAGAATTCCTGTTTTGATGGTGACGCTCAAAGCAAGAACTTGGCTTctagagaagaaaatgaagaacagTGTGTGAACTTCAGCTCTGAAAGAGGGGAATTCTTTCTTGTTAATGCCAAGCAACCAGAAGAGGATGCTGGTGGTCCTTGTTCTGGAGAAAAAAAGACTGTTGCCTCCCCAGAAGAAAATGTCCACGATAACTATTGCGTTCAAGGCAGTATCCACACAGACAGCTCCAGTTCTCTAATCCCCAAGTCTTTTCCCAAAGCCACGGAAGTCACgtttaaaaaaacagatttgaATATCACTTCAGACATACAAGTTAGCTTAACAGACCCTGAGGGCCATAGAGAAACTTTTACTAATATAAGCCATCCAGGCAGACACTCTGAAGAGAGCAGTTTTTCCTTCTCCATGCAGACCGAAGAGCCAAAACAGACAACCACTATCAAGCCTGGTATGTTAAGTGAAAAGATTTACAGTAAAGACCCTAACTCCTTAGTCAGCACCCAGAGAAATCTGGAAGGTGACACCCAGTTAAATGAAGCATCATATAATGACTTTATGATTGAAAAAAAAGCCCATGTGAGTTTAATGCCAGAGGACCAGATAAGTCTTGTAAATGAGGAATCAAAACCCAAGAAAGGTGCTGCTCAGCTATTACCATCTCTAGAATTTGGTTGCAGACCTGAGTCAGAAAAATCTGTACAGATCTCACAGGACAGTATTCCACATTCAGATGAACAGAGCATTGCCTGTGAGTTGAATGAACGTCCCTCTACTGATGAACTAGTTCTAGACAAAATAGAAAGTGAATGTGTTTTAAATCAAGTGTCCCTTAATTCTCAAGATCATGCGACATTGTCAACTGACAAAGAGTTGCCTTTAGCACTAAGCGAGGATTCCCAACAGAGCCATCACCCTCCATTAGAGGATGGAGCCAGTGTCCTTACTGATATCCAAACCATCCCCATGAAGACAAAAATGAAAGATATCTCTCCACCAGGTGACAAAACCTGTGGTGCCTCATCAAACAATTTCACCTTAAATATCAAACCAGGAAGCCTGCAAAGAAAAAACGAAATGGCTGATTCAGGAACAGAAGACCTACATTCCAGACTTCTCTCATGTAAGAAAGAAGTAGCGGTCTTGTCTCCAGAGGTCTCTGTCATGGATTGTCAGAGTGTTCAACCTCAGCATCTCTCTAGCTGCCATTGTGTAGGGGAAAATGCACCAGGGGAGAGCACGTGTTCTGCGTGTGCTGCTTATGAGTCTAGAAGAATCATCCTGGAAGGTGAAAACTCACTGATGATCAACCATGAAAATGCATTTCAGCACAGCCATCACTATTCCCCAGGAAGAGAAGACTCCGTGGAAAGAACCACCCATAAAGTGAGTTGTACATCAGAGGGAAGTGAACTTAATGGAAGAGAAACGAAGGGCAGCCTTCCAGGAGATAAGATCAGAAACGAAAGGACAGTAGGTATGTTAAATAGTGAAGCTTCCAACAGAACCATTCACGGCACCAATCACATCCAACCCAGTGAGGAAGGGCTAGAATTAAAGGAACAGGATATACCCAAAGAGactgtgttttataaatataacaaCTCTGATTGTGCCACACAAGAGCCAAACCAATCTATAAACATTCCAAATCCTGAAAAACGATTGGAGCTGTCTCCTGCTAAGTGCTCCAGTTTTAAAAACATGAGTCAAGCAGTTAAAACTCTTGATCAGAAGACAGATGAAGTCCTTGACTACCGGAGTAACCCAGACAGACCAGATGAGTACAGAAGTGAAGATAAACCAGCTAAGGGGACACTAGGTAATGACCAGAGACAGACCATCACAGAGCCTAACACAGGGGAAAGCTGTAACCAGAAGAATCTGCCGTTCAGTTCCGGCAATAACAACTCATTGTCTGGTGGTAGTCGGAAGAAAGGCTATTTGAAAGGAGGCTTTGAAAGGATTTCTAGTTTTGGTAAGTCCACAGATGGTATGGTAGACATCGCCTGCACAAACTGTAATAATAAGCCTAGAGAAGGCATGCTGGACACACTTGGTGGTGTGCGGCAAGGTGGACTGGCATTAATTGAAACCTCAAGGAGTGCCCTGTCTCAGAGAGGAGACTTGAATGCTGCATTTACAGGACAGATTGACCAGGATTCAGAATTCCCAGATGCTACTTCCTCTGCAGCAGAatctcttgaaataaaaaaatcatgtgaAGAGAAAGTTTGCAGATCGTTAAACGATAGTGAAATGGAAGTGCATCCAGACCCTTGTGCCAATGAGATAGAGTCTATTGCAGATCATGAACCAAATACAAGAATATTGGATGGAGTAAATGTGTCTTTAAATCATAGTCATCATGAACAGCAAGTTAAAGAAGCATCTCTGAGAGAAACACAAGAAATGATTGAAAAATCAAGACTAGAAATACATTCTGAGTTTGACAAGGAAAATATCTTTGGAATTTCCTCAGAAGAGTTGGTGTCTAGAAGACACCAAGATGAGAACTCGGTTCTCCCAGAGAGCCTGAAATCCATTGAGATAATGCCATTGTGTCTATCTGCTCAAGAAGCATCAGAAGCTAATGTTAAAAGTGAAGAAActgacaagaaaaatatttttaaaccaaaagaTGGTGAAATGCTTTGTGAAAATTTAGAGGATTGCACAGTCCCGCCTGAGATGAAGGAAGAAATACCAAGGAATAGGAGTAATCCCGGCGAAGGAAACAGCATTGACATCAGTATGAAAATTTTGCCTTTGATGATGGAAACAGAAACTAAAGTGAAAGGGGAAGAAGCCAAAGAAGATCAGAGGGGACCACCAGATCACGTACCTGTTGGGGAGGAATCTGACGAGAGGATTACCAGAGAAGATGGTCATGGTGATGACAGGAGTGAGATTTCTCAGACACACTGTAAATCCCTGAGGATGTATGGTGACGCTGAAGAACAGCAAAGCCAGAGGGATTTGGACTCCATGTTGCAGAAGGCAGAGGGATATGAACATCAGAAAGAAGCACATACACTATTGGAACCATGTACATCATCTAATATGTTATCAGATGAAGCGCAAAATCAGAACCAACCTAAGGATTACAAATGTGAGTACACCAGGATGAAAGAAGTCACCCCAGCACAGCTGGCCCAGGGTAACATTACCACACGGCTTCAGAAGTTGAAAGACCCAAAGGAGGAGAAATTACGTCATCCATTAAAAAAGGACATTGAGTTGTGCATAGGTCCTTGCCTTCATAGTGTCCCCCAGAAATCCCAAGCCCCCAGCTCTGCTAGGTGTTACGAAGTACACGGCGCCTTTGGGAACACTTCCCATCAGAAAGGAGTGCTTCCCTTCAAGAAGCAGCCGCATCGGGCGTGTAAGAAAGTTCCCTGTCAGGAGCAAGTCAGCATCGGgaggaaaataagtaaaatcaggaATTCTGCCTTTTTAAAGAATTCCTCTGAGACCATCCCCACAAAAGCACACAGACTTCTcagctcacctgctctgtctGCACCCGCACGACTGGAACCCGACACAGTACCTAGCGGGAGCCTAGTTAGGAACATACCAAAGCAGAAGGCTACTCCGTGCCATCTCTTAAGGAGCCTGACCGTCAGGAAGCCCACCAAAGAATCAGCCTTACTCAGCAAGCTATCCGTCCTTGCCTCCAGGCTGGCCCCAGCCTCAAAGACCCACAAACTAAGGTATCGGCGGTGTTCTTCTGAACTCCTCCCAGTGGCTAAAAGCTACAAGCGGCTCCGATGTAAAAAGCTCCTGGATGGATTTTCAGACACTATGATGCAGCTGAATCCATATTTGACAGCTAGCGGATGGGATAGGAGGCCTAACAATAAAACCTTGACCCTTTATCCACTCGAAGCCATCAAAATGAGCTTCATAGATTTGAGCAACAAGATGCCATTGCTGCTGTTCGGTTCTGGAATCGTCCCCATATCCTTTCACGTGAAATCAGGCTCCGAGTGCATGCCTGAGGCCCCACGGACTTTTCCTGAGCACTGTGCTCCGGCGAGGCTTGCCTTAGGGGAGGCCACCCCTTGTCCTCAACCTCCCAAGTggaccttttccttcttcttgtccCATGGTTGCCCTGGGATGGCCACATTCAGGGAAGACACTGGCCTCCATGCTCAGGCACATTCCCAGGCTCCTCCACAGCCTCCAGCTCCTCTCCAAGACTACGGAGGCACCGCCATAGTCCAGACCAGAACAGGCTGCTCTGTCCTTGGCCTTCACACTCTCCTAGCACTTTGTTCCCCGGGATGTTACCGAATCTGGACAAAAAAACGGAGCTTCTCCAGTCACATGCCTACCATGCAGAGGCTCTTCATGACTCAGTTTACACAGGGCTTGAGGGGGTTAAGGTCTCCAGCCTCCATAGCAGACAAGGTCTTCTGTTCCCTGCCCTATTCGGTGGGCCGAGTGCTGTCCGTTTGGAGCCAGCATGGGCCTTCTGCCTGCCCCTTCGAAACCTCTGCCCTGCATTCCACTCACAGCAAGCGACCGCCAACTCTGGACATCACAAGCAG CCACACCATGTTACCGTATGTGCCTCTTCCAGGCATGGAAGCTACTTACAACACCAGTGGCGGTCAGATGAG GCTAgagcctcccttccctgccctggtACCAAAGTCGTGCTTGGTAACAGACTCGGCTGTCGGCAAGCTCCTGCTGTCAGCCTCTGAGTTCCCGGTTCCTGGGTTAGATGAACTGGATGGTGTGACAGCAGCGCGCCCCTGTCCACAGAGCAGCCCTCCAGAGCAGAAAGAG GCTGAGCCAGAGAAGAGGCCAAAGAAAGTCTCACAGATTCGCATCCGGAAAACCATTCCTAAGCCAGACCCTAATCTTACCCCCATGGGCCTCCCTCGCCCCAAAAG GTTAAAGAAAAAGGAGTTCAGTTTGGAAGAAATATATACCAACAAGAATTATAAGTCTCCTCCTGCAAACAG GTGCTTAGAGACCATCTTTGAGGAACCTAAGGAACGAAATGGTACGCTAATCTCCATCAGCCAACAGAAGAGGAAGCGAGTTCTCGAGTTTCAGGATTTTACTGTCCCAAGAAAGAGGAGAGCTCGTGGGAAGGTCAAAGTGACAGGCAGCTTCACCAGAGCCCAGAAGGCAGCCCTGCAGAGTCGAGAGCTGGATGCCCTTTTGATACAGAAACTAATGGAACTGGAGACCTTCTTTgccaaggaagaggaagaggagccaTCACCTGGGTGTTGA